One window of Corynebacterium sp. P3-F1 genomic DNA carries:
- a CDS encoding PHB depolymerase family esterase, with the protein MKFDETWRRRFAGITAGFLMVAGLAAAPAQAQGLPTPEQLTASSSNAADVAAKAAADAANNANRAWNDMARQVNGAIPPGVGSSVPYNPLPAPAQAPAPAPKPAPGPWRATAGQPVAPGHNGEIRVGNRSYLIWVPHGYNPSRPTPVMVGYSAFQDSTENFRNYSRLRESNVGRDAIIVYPRAIGASWEGSPTASTGPGQDIRFVRAMIDDVQRYYNIDRRRIYATGMSTGGGMAAVSACHMADLFAGVAGVSGAYYWPVNANCQNIPVAFLAYHGTNDTLTSYNGGVRRGTRYLGVPDLFSSYERRNGCNVGRITSSPLGHNATRVSATGCKKPVQAIKVHGSNHFWWYDPSTANDMWAVLSRVSK; encoded by the coding sequence ATGAAATTCGATGAAACGTGGCGCCGCCGCTTTGCGGGTATTACCGCAGGGTTCCTGATGGTGGCGGGGCTCGCTGCTGCCCCGGCACAAGCCCAGGGACTTCCTACGCCTGAGCAGCTCACTGCCAGCTCCAGCAACGCTGCCGATGTTGCGGCCAAAGCTGCGGCCGATGCCGCGAATAATGCGAACCGCGCGTGGAATGACATGGCGCGCCAGGTCAATGGTGCGATTCCCCCGGGTGTCGGATCTTCCGTTCCGTACAACCCGCTTCCTGCCCCTGCTCAGGCCCCTGCACCCGCTCCGAAGCCGGCACCGGGCCCGTGGCGCGCGACCGCTGGCCAGCCTGTGGCGCCAGGCCACAACGGTGAGATTCGAGTGGGCAACCGCTCTTATCTGATCTGGGTCCCGCACGGCTACAACCCCTCGCGCCCGACCCCCGTCATGGTGGGGTACTCGGCCTTCCAGGACTCGACTGAGAACTTCCGCAACTACTCCCGTCTGCGCGAATCGAACGTGGGGCGCGACGCGATCATTGTTTACCCGCGCGCAATTGGGGCGTCGTGGGAAGGTTCTCCGACTGCCTCCACCGGCCCGGGCCAGGACATTCGCTTTGTCCGCGCGATGATCGACGATGTGCAGCGGTATTACAACATCGATCGCCGCCGTATTTACGCGACTGGCATGTCCACCGGTGGCGGCATGGCCGCGGTCTCCGCATGCCACATGGCGGATCTTTTCGCAGGTGTCGCTGGTGTCTCCGGCGCGTATTACTGGCCGGTGAACGCGAACTGCCAGAACATTCCGGTGGCGTTCCTCGCTTACCACGGCACGAATGACACCCTGACCTCATATAACGGCGGAGTCCGACGCGGCACGCGCTACCTCGGTGTGCCGGATCTGTTCAGCTCGTACGAACGCCGTAACGGCTGCAACGTCGGCCGTATCACGTCGTCGCCGCTGGGCCACAACGCCACCCGCGTTTCCGCCACCGGCTGCAAGAAGCCGGTGCAGGCCATCAAGGTGCACGGCTCCAACCACTTCTGGTGGTACGACCCGTCCACTGCGAACGATATGTGGGCAGTGCTATCCCGCGTGAGCAAGTAG
- a CDS encoding YhgE/Pip domain-containing protein: MRTVFSIAYNDLRRLYTNVMAGIVMVGLITIPCLFAWFNVLATWNPFANTERLEVAVASTDRGHTSDLTPLAVNVGDMVLSQLYRDDSMDWVITDADDAIEGAKSGEYYAAIVLPPTLSDDMFTFYAGNAEPSRIDLYVNEKKNPISPLLISSGTQGVSAQISASFTRALAEVSFGLIETASDFLNEAETKQALDSIETRTASARDQLLSSASTVDALASLTESSVPLVDSAERISGALGDSLGQVRPVDLGATGAGLGGDGAALAAALVATSESFAAVSDRVDQLMADSSATSQATAASLTDIAARIDVQVKQYTALRDTINGEVAPALPPDAQPGVRAVVGDLNDAIARQTAVRDRLNDAAARLTAGQGSRDGKNADRQEIKDSIARAREAMDSAKNSYETGIRPRLEALSGSLDNVRANVDKARSDIDGVSSALANRPGSLRDTLAASGADLRDTAESLRANAARMQEAQQSIAQARSSGDLTKLADLVSSHPEELADALVDPVKVERKEIFPRVSFGAGMAPLYTVLALWVGALLTSVAVRTDDRSIEQNVVDPGRLTAGQKYFGRYLTFVTTGLAQSTLLMAGLIVYVGIEPAHPFLLFVAGWVSSLVFHLICYTLVISLSNAGKAVGVLILVLQVSAAGGAYPLQLLPGWAQAISPWLPATYSIRAMRAAVFGTYGWDFWRALGILVLFALPFLFLGLWLRHRLHHAIDRMDEAVAQTKVMMT, from the coding sequence GTGAGAACCGTCTTCTCCATCGCCTACAACGACCTGCGCCGGCTCTACACCAACGTCATGGCGGGCATCGTCATGGTCGGCCTCATCACCATCCCCTGCCTCTTCGCCTGGTTCAACGTGCTGGCCACGTGGAACCCCTTCGCCAACACGGAGCGCCTCGAGGTGGCGGTGGCCAGCACCGACCGCGGCCACACGAGCGACCTCACTCCGCTGGCCGTCAACGTCGGCGACATGGTGCTCTCCCAGCTCTACCGCGACGACTCGATGGACTGGGTCATCACCGATGCCGACGACGCCATCGAGGGCGCGAAATCCGGCGAGTACTACGCCGCCATCGTCCTGCCGCCCACGTTGAGCGACGACATGTTCACTTTCTACGCCGGAAACGCCGAACCCAGCCGCATCGACCTCTACGTCAACGAGAAGAAGAACCCCATCTCCCCGCTGCTCATCTCCAGCGGCACGCAGGGCGTCAGCGCCCAGATCAGCGCGTCGTTCACTAGAGCCCTCGCCGAGGTGTCCTTCGGGTTGATCGAGACGGCCTCGGACTTCCTCAACGAGGCGGAGACCAAGCAGGCACTCGACTCCATCGAGACGCGCACCGCCAGCGCCCGCGACCAGCTGCTCTCCAGCGCCAGCACCGTGGACGCGCTCGCCTCGCTCACCGAGTCGAGCGTGCCGCTCGTCGACAGCGCCGAGCGGATCTCCGGGGCGCTGGGCGACTCCCTCGGGCAGGTCCGCCCCGTCGACCTCGGGGCCACCGGGGCGGGCCTCGGCGGAGACGGCGCGGCGCTTGCGGCGGCGCTGGTGGCGACGTCGGAAAGCTTTGCCGCCGTAAGCGACCGCGTCGACCAGCTGATGGCGGACTCTTCCGCCACCTCCCAGGCCACCGCCGCGAGCCTGACGGACATCGCCGCGCGCATCGATGTACAGGTGAAGCAGTACACGGCCCTGCGCGACACCATCAACGGTGAAGTCGCCCCGGCGCTTCCCCCCGACGCCCAGCCGGGGGTGCGCGCGGTGGTCGGCGACCTCAACGACGCCATCGCCCGCCAGACGGCCGTTCGCGACCGACTCAACGACGCCGCCGCGCGCCTCACCGCCGGGCAGGGCAGCCGGGACGGGAAGAACGCGGACCGGCAGGAGATCAAGGACTCGATCGCCCGGGCCCGCGAGGCGATGGACTCGGCCAAAAATTCCTACGAAACCGGGATCCGCCCGCGCCTCGAGGCGCTGTCGGGCTCGCTGGACAACGTCCGGGCGAACGTCGACAAGGCCCGCTCGGACATCGACGGCGTCTCCTCTGCCCTGGCCAACCGACCCGGCTCGCTGCGCGACACCCTCGCAGCCTCCGGTGCGGACCTGCGCGACACGGCGGAATCTCTGCGCGCCAACGCGGCGAGGATGCAGGAGGCGCAGCAGTCGATCGCGCAGGCGCGCTCGAGCGGGGACCTGACGAAGCTGGCCGACCTCGTCTCCAGCCACCCGGAGGAGCTCGCCGACGCCCTCGTCGACCCAGTCAAGGTGGAGCGCAAGGAGATCTTCCCCCGCGTCAGTTTCGGCGCCGGCATGGCCCCGCTCTACACGGTGCTCGCCCTGTGGGTGGGCGCCCTGTTGACGTCAGTGGCCGTGCGCACGGACGACCGCTCCATCGAACAGAACGTGGTCGATCCCGGCCGCCTCACCGCTGGCCAGAAGTACTTCGGCCGCTACCTGACGTTCGTGACCACCGGCCTGGCCCAATCCACGCTCCTCATGGCGGGGCTCATTGTCTACGTGGGCATCGAGCCCGCGCACCCCTTCCTCCTCTTCGTGGCGGGGTGGGTCTCGAGCCTGGTCTTCCACCTGATCTGCTACACGCTGGTGATCTCCCTGAGCAACGCCGGCAAGGCCGTGGGCGTGCTCATCCTGGTGCTCCAGGTCTCGGCGGCGGGCGGCGCCTACCCGCTGCAGCTGCTGCCGGGCTGGGCGCAGGCGATCAGCCCCTGGCTGCCCGCGACCTACTCGATCCGCGCTATGCGCGCCGCGGTCTTCGGCACCTACGGCTGGGACTTCTGGCGAGCCCTCGGCATCCTCGTCCTCTTCGCGCTGCCCTTCCTCTTCCTCGGCCTTTGGCTGCGCCACCGGCTGCACCACGCGATCGACCGCATGGACGAGGCGGTTGCGCAGACCAAGGTGATGATGACCTAG
- a CDS encoding ATP-binding cassette domain-containing protein, translated as MRSSSVLTVLVQDPSGCGKTTMLKTLAGLRAPASVQALAPFGTRLFAEDAGVFTTTARNNLRVAAPSLDDATATAVLAAVEIDFPLANGADSLSSGQRRRLLLARARKSGR; from the coding sequence ATGCGCTCGTCCAGCGTCCTCACGGTGCTCGTCCAGGACCCATCCGGCTGCGGCAAAACGACGATGCTCAAAACCCTCGCGGGGCTGCGCGCCCCCGCCTCCGTCCAGGCCCTAGCGCCCTTCGGCACCCGCCTTTTCGCTGAGGACGCGGGGGTCTTCACCACCACAGCGCGCAACAACCTGCGCGTCGCCGCGCCCTCGCTTGACGACGCCACCGCAACCGCCGTCCTCGCCGCCGTCGAAATCGACTTTCCGCTGGCCAACGGCGCGGACTCGCTGTCTTCGGGCCAGCGGCGACGCCTGCTGCTCGCCCGCGCGCGAAAAAGCGGCCGGTGA
- a CDS encoding carboxymuconolactone decarboxylase family protein: MTDSGTNPHTTTSPSDADSRYDAGIRVRREVMGDDFVDAALGRAAGTDGEELQEHVTATVWGSVWTRPGLNRRDRSLLNIGMLVALRATEELRGHVRGALTNGLTREEITEAIIHSSGYCGAPAALSAMKVAQQVLEEELGPRESSTESGA; the protein is encoded by the coding sequence ATGACTGATTCCGGCACCAACCCCCACACCACCACGTCCCCGTCTGACGCTGACAGCCGCTACGACGCAGGAATCCGCGTCCGGCGCGAGGTCATGGGCGATGATTTTGTCGACGCCGCTCTCGGGCGCGCCGCCGGCACCGACGGCGAAGAACTCCAGGAGCACGTCACAGCCACCGTCTGGGGCTCAGTGTGGACACGCCCGGGGTTGAACCGCCGCGACCGCAGCCTGCTCAACATCGGCATGCTTGTCGCCTTGCGCGCCACCGAGGAACTGCGCGGGCACGTCCGCGGCGCCCTGACAAACGGCCTCACCCGCGAAGAGATCACCGAAGCCATCATCCACTCCTCCGGCTACTGCGGGGCACCCGCCGCCCTTTCCGCCATGAAGGTCGCGCAGCAGGTGCTCGAAGAAGAGCTCGGCCCGCGAGAGAGTTCAACCGAATCGGGCGCTTAA
- a CDS encoding scramblase — MLREDMLTVSQSKTIGRDEFTIAGANGEVLGTARQTLKLSDLVKASRGVEVSDAAGNLALVIEDPVNFIRDTYTVRRVDDQTGTQMELAHITKRFSWIGAKFDVDITGFPPVKIEGQIFQLNYQITGEGRPIARVDAEYSGMGRALMGKTTYRLVFEPGLDENVHAAVIGIAIALDMRREKMRKSQ, encoded by the coding sequence ATGCTGAGAGAAGACATGCTCACCGTCTCACAATCCAAAACCATCGGCCGCGATGAATTCACCATCGCTGGGGCGAACGGAGAGGTGCTCGGCACTGCGCGGCAGACGCTGAAACTCAGTGACCTGGTGAAAGCCTCCCGCGGCGTGGAAGTGTCGGATGCAGCGGGCAATCTGGCCCTGGTTATCGAAGATCCGGTGAACTTCATCCGCGACACCTATACCGTTCGCCGCGTTGATGACCAGACCGGCACCCAGATGGAACTTGCCCACATCACAAAGCGGTTTTCGTGGATCGGAGCCAAATTCGATGTGGACATCACCGGTTTTCCGCCCGTGAAGATTGAAGGTCAGATCTTCCAGCTGAATTACCAGATCACGGGGGAGGGGCGTCCCATCGCCCGCGTCGACGCGGAGTATTCGGGTATGGGGCGAGCTCTGATGGGAAAGACGACGTACCGGCTTGTCTTCGAGCCTGGTTTAGACGAGAACGTGCATGCCGCCGTGATCGGCATCGCGATCGCCTTGGACATGCGGCGCGAGAAAATGCGGAAATCGCAGTAG
- the gltX gene encoding glutamate--tRNA ligase, with protein sequence MTDAPVRVRFCPSPTGTPHVGMVRTALFNWAQARHTGGTLVFRIEDTDAARDSEESYQAIIDSLTWLGMEWDEGVVVGGPHEPYRQSQRMEIYADILDKLIEAGEVYPAYSTAEEVKERHIAAGRDPQLGYDNFDRELTEEQVAAFKAEGREPVWRLRMPDKDWKWHDLVRGDMEFKSATQPDYVVARSNGAPLYTLVNPVDDALMGMTHVLRGEDLLSSTPRQLALYEALQRIGVTDFTPEFGHLPFVMGQGNKKLSKRDPESNLFNHRDNGIIPEGMINYLALLGWSLSADQDIFTVDEFVQAFDINDVLANPARFDQKKLEAINADHIRLLEPEDFKHRLRDYLTEYTDFPASYPEEKFGVAAELVQTRIKMLGDAYGLLKFLVTPDDELVLDEKAAKKNLKEDAIQPLDAGIAALEAVGDWNTENIENALSGALIDDLGLKPRKAYGAVRVAVSGEAVSPPLFESMELLGRESTLARLRSARAQTPFQPAAD encoded by the coding sequence ATGACTGACGCACCTGTACGAGTACGTTTTTGCCCGTCGCCGACCGGAACGCCCCACGTGGGGATGGTCCGGACGGCGCTTTTCAATTGGGCGCAAGCCAGGCACACCGGCGGCACACTGGTCTTCCGGATCGAAGACACTGATGCTGCGCGCGATTCCGAGGAGTCCTACCAAGCGATCATCGATTCGCTGACATGGCTCGGCATGGAGTGGGACGAGGGCGTGGTGGTCGGTGGCCCGCACGAGCCGTACCGCCAGTCCCAGCGGATGGAGATCTACGCGGACATCCTGGACAAGCTGATCGAGGCAGGGGAAGTCTACCCGGCGTACTCGACAGCCGAAGAGGTCAAGGAGCGCCATATTGCGGCGGGGCGTGACCCGCAGCTGGGTTACGATAATTTCGACCGCGAGCTCACCGAGGAGCAGGTCGCCGCTTTCAAGGCTGAGGGGCGCGAGCCCGTCTGGCGTTTGCGCATGCCGGACAAGGACTGGAAGTGGCACGACCTCGTGCGCGGCGACATGGAGTTCAAGTCCGCAACGCAGCCGGACTATGTGGTCGCCCGCTCGAACGGCGCGCCCCTGTACACCCTGGTCAACCCGGTCGACGACGCGTTGATGGGCATGACGCACGTGCTCCGCGGGGAGGACCTGCTCTCCTCCACGCCGCGTCAGCTAGCGCTTTATGAAGCGCTTCAACGCATCGGCGTCACCGATTTCACACCGGAGTTCGGCCACCTTCCGTTCGTGATGGGGCAGGGCAATAAGAAGCTGTCCAAGCGCGATCCTGAGTCGAACCTGTTCAACCACCGCGACAACGGCATCATTCCCGAGGGCATGATCAATTACCTCGCTCTCCTCGGGTGGTCGTTGTCGGCGGACCAGGACATCTTCACGGTCGACGAGTTCGTCCAAGCCTTCGACATCAACGATGTGCTGGCTAACCCGGCGCGCTTCGACCAGAAGAAACTCGAGGCCATCAACGCCGATCACATTCGTCTCCTCGAGCCGGAAGACTTCAAGCACCGTCTGCGCGATTACTTGACCGAGTACACGGATTTCCCGGCGAGCTACCCGGAGGAGAAGTTCGGGGTCGCTGCAGAGCTCGTTCAAACCCGCATCAAGATGCTGGGCGACGCGTACGGCCTGCTCAAATTCCTTGTCACGCCGGATGATGAACTAGTGCTCGACGAGAAGGCGGCTAAGAAGAACCTCAAGGAGGACGCGATCCAGCCGTTGGACGCGGGCATCGCCGCCCTCGAGGCAGTGGGGGATTGGAACACGGAGAACATCGAGAACGCGCTCAGCGGCGCGCTTATCGACGATCTGGGCCTCAAGCCCCGCAAGGCGTACGGCGCCGTCCGGGTGGCTGTATCCGGTGAGGCTGTCTCGCCTCCGCTATTCGAATCCATGGAGTTGCTGGGCCGCGAGTCGACTCTGGCACGTCTCCGGTCGGCACGCGCGCAGACACCGTTTCAGCCCGCTGCCGATTAG
- a CDS encoding YhgE/Pip domain-containing protein codes for MRKSGQILGRDLRRLLRVPRAFIIIVGVLITPALYAWFNINAFWDPYAHTQNIRIAVVNNDRGASAERVGEVDIGEQITEQLKGNDKIGWVFLPEDEARDGLMRGDYYAMFLIPPEFSEDLLSLVSGTYTQPVLEYYVNEKSNGVTPSITDAGASAVDTAVSEAFKKKVGEAAATELRSTGYTLRDGAEEARGKTSGSFAQVAADLDAAQGRVATMNQSINGARPVVAELNALVGSVDETLGSVDSSLGEVEGIIAELQKSSAGFSADTSTALVESTNALSLGAASANASIAGATDQLATAQGRVRSAVGEIDGVVKQGESAAAQLRALSAGAALSPEVRAQLDAAAGVLEERTAASRTVLDGLNNVDRRTGTALASIGELGDSLEAATTDSNTAARAASTQLGESVPAINASLAQASGSVASVRGALSSQRALREETTSLLAGVDNQLAASLSILDEVSGNLGTLADGVRSAQADINALLATSDSETLNTVTNLNSAKIGEYISSPVTVEQQAFFPTENYGSSMASFFTNLALWIGAFVLTIIFRVEVDTEGFRRLTVGQAYLGRFLLFATLSVLQAVVVTLGNVAFGVQMQSVTAFLATAIAIGVAYTGIIYSIVSALGHIGRGIAVFLVVIQIPGASGLYPIELMPGFFRRIYPFLPFRYGIDAMRETIAGFYGHHYLRFLATLLAMSAAAFALGWLFRLTSSHANLLFNRQLARTNLITNEKVEVMGSPYRASDLMAALSDRDEFRGGVEKRARMLRENYRTLIFGGIGAGVAGIAIITLLTMLLPTDKTIMLAIVVAWSLLVVLYLGAVEYFTQSLVDAEQVSRLGEAELRDAVIHRHDSAGTSVTIGPADAESEDTK; via the coding sequence GTGAGAAAAAGCGGGCAGATTCTTGGACGGGACCTTCGTCGCCTGTTGCGCGTTCCCCGGGCCTTCATCATCATCGTCGGCGTGCTCATCACCCCCGCGCTCTACGCGTGGTTCAACATCAACGCCTTCTGGGACCCCTACGCCCACACCCAGAACATCCGCATCGCGGTGGTCAACAACGACCGCGGTGCCTCCGCCGAGCGCGTCGGCGAGGTTGACATCGGCGAGCAGATCACCGAGCAGCTCAAGGGCAACGACAAGATCGGGTGGGTGTTCCTCCCCGAGGACGAGGCCCGCGACGGGCTCATGCGCGGCGACTACTACGCCATGTTCCTCATCCCGCCCGAATTCAGCGAGGACCTGCTGAGCCTGGTCAGCGGCACCTACACGCAGCCGGTGCTGGAGTACTACGTCAACGAGAAGAGCAACGGCGTCACCCCCTCGATCACCGACGCGGGCGCCTCCGCTGTCGACACAGCCGTGTCCGAGGCCTTTAAGAAGAAGGTCGGCGAGGCTGCGGCGACCGAGCTGCGTAGCACGGGCTACACCCTCCGCGACGGCGCCGAGGAGGCCCGCGGCAAGACCTCCGGGAGCTTCGCCCAGGTCGCCGCCGACCTCGACGCCGCCCAGGGGCGGGTGGCCACGATGAACCAGAGCATCAACGGGGCGCGCCCGGTCGTCGCCGAGCTGAACGCCCTCGTCGGCTCCGTCGACGAGACCCTCGGGTCCGTGGACTCTTCCCTCGGGGAGGTCGAAGGGATCATCGCCGAGCTACAGAAGTCCTCCGCCGGGTTCAGCGCGGACACCTCCACCGCGCTCGTCGAGTCCACCAACGCGCTCAGCCTCGGTGCCGCCTCCGCCAACGCCTCCATCGCGGGGGCGACGGACCAGCTCGCCACCGCCCAGGGGCGGGTGCGCTCCGCCGTCGGCGAGATCGACGGCGTGGTCAAGCAGGGCGAGTCCGCCGCCGCGCAGCTGCGCGCCCTGTCGGCCGGGGCGGCCCTGTCGCCCGAGGTCCGCGCTCAGCTCGACGCCGCGGCTGGCGTGCTGGAGGAGCGCACCGCCGCCTCCCGCACCGTCCTCGACGGCCTGAACAACGTGGACCGCCGCACGGGCACTGCGTTGGCGTCGATAGGCGAGCTCGGCGACTCCCTCGAGGCCGCGACCACCGACTCCAACACCGCGGCGCGCGCCGCAAGCACGCAGCTCGGCGAGTCCGTGCCCGCGATCAACGCCTCGCTCGCCCAGGCCTCCGGCAGCGTTGCCTCCGTGCGCGGCGCGCTGAGCAGCCAGCGTGCCCTGCGTGAGGAGACAACCTCCCTGCTCGCCGGGGTGGACAACCAGCTTGCGGCCAGCCTCAGCATCCTCGACGAGGTCTCAGGCAATCTCGGCACGCTTGCCGACGGCGTTCGCTCCGCCCAGGCCGACATCAACGCTCTCCTGGCCACCTCCGACTCGGAGACCCTCAACACGGTGACGAACCTCAACTCGGCGAAGATCGGCGAGTACATTTCCTCACCCGTGACTGTCGAGCAGCAGGCCTTTTTCCCCACCGAGAACTACGGCAGCTCCATGGCCTCCTTCTTCACCAACCTGGCCCTGTGGATCGGCGCGTTCGTGCTGACGATCATCTTCCGCGTCGAGGTCGACACCGAGGGCTTCCGCCGCCTCACCGTCGGCCAGGCCTACCTCGGCCGCTTCCTCCTCTTCGCCACGCTCTCGGTGCTCCAGGCCGTCGTGGTGACGCTCGGCAACGTGGCCTTCGGGGTGCAGATGCAGTCCGTCACGGCCTTCCTCGCCACCGCAATCGCCATCGGGGTCGCTTACACGGGGATCATCTACTCCATCGTCTCTGCGCTCGGCCACATTGGCCGCGGCATCGCCGTCTTCCTCGTCGTCATCCAGATCCCGGGCGCGTCGGGCCTCTACCCCATCGAACTCATGCCCGGCTTCTTCCGCCGCATCTACCCCTTCCTCCCCTTCCGCTACGGCATCGACGCGATGCGCGAGACCATCGCCGGGTTCTACGGCCATCACTACCTCCGCTTCTTGGCTACGCTTCTCGCCATGTCCGCCGCGGCCTTCGCCCTGGGGTGGCTGTTCCGACTCACCTCCTCGCACGCCAACCTCCTGTTCAACCGCCAGCTCGCTCGCACGAACCTGATCACCAACGAGAAGGTGGAGGTCATGGGCTCGCCCTACCGCGCGTCCGACCTCATGGCCGCCCTGTCGGACCGGGATGAGTTCCGCGGGGGCGTCGAGAAGCGGGCGCGGATGCTGCGGGAGAACTACCGCACGCTCATCTTCGGCGGGATCGGCGCGGGCGTTGCCGGCATCGCCATCATCACCCTGCTCACCATGCTCCTGCCCACCGACAAGACGATCATGCTGGCCATCGTCGTCGCCTGGTCGCTGCTGGTCGTCCTCTACCTCGGCGCGGTGGAGTACTTCACGCAGAGCCTCGTCGACGCCGAACAGGTCTCGCGCCTCGGCGAGGCCGAGTTGCGCGACGCCGTGATCCACCGCCACGACTCCGCCGGCACCAGCGTCACCATCGGGCCCGCGGATGCCGAAAGCGAGGACACCAAGTGA
- a CDS encoding isochorismate synthase MenF, translating to MSSHRPPTAPDFLISRAEGSVRTQGAKTSFIDVWDAVAALNSGKAEMVVGALPFDRDAPAALTVPESIIREPGPLEPHSYYRIGEGAQLHASVSGYDPEPHEHLRRIEAAIATIEDSLLDKVVLARAVDIAFDPPVDPRLVAARLIDMSRTRDGFIADLTPAGKQGHMLVGSSPELLIKREGLFISSYPLAGSAARIFGDPDADAAAGQALRTSTKDLDEHAFVVEHIRDVLAPLCTELTVPEQPVLTKTNEMWHLATPISGVLSDPAPNALEIAMRLYPTPAVCGTPQHAAYALITTAESDRSFYAGTVGWCDSDGNGEYMVSIRCAEVDGDGTAARAWAGGGLVAASDAEQELAETTAKLRTIQRALGL from the coding sequence ATGTCATCCCACCGCCCCCCGACCGCGCCGGACTTCCTCATCTCCCGCGCGGAGGGCTCTGTGCGCACGCAAGGAGCTAAGACCAGCTTCATCGACGTGTGGGACGCCGTCGCTGCGTTGAATAGCGGCAAAGCCGAGATGGTGGTGGGTGCGCTCCCCTTCGACCGCGACGCCCCTGCTGCCCTCACTGTGCCCGAGTCCATCATCCGAGAACCCGGCCCGCTTGAGCCCCACTCCTATTACCGGATCGGTGAAGGGGCCCAGCTGCACGCAAGCGTCTCCGGCTACGACCCGGAGCCGCACGAGCATCTGCGGCGCATCGAAGCAGCTATCGCCACCATCGAGGATTCACTTCTGGACAAGGTGGTCCTTGCCCGTGCGGTGGATATTGCGTTCGACCCTCCAGTGGATCCACGGTTGGTTGCCGCCCGACTCATCGACATGTCGCGCACCCGCGACGGCTTCATCGCGGACCTCACTCCTGCCGGCAAACAAGGCCACATGCTTGTCGGATCCTCGCCGGAGTTGTTGATCAAGCGTGAAGGCTTGTTCATTTCGTCTTATCCGTTGGCCGGTTCCGCGGCACGTATCTTCGGCGACCCCGACGCGGATGCCGCAGCGGGACAAGCACTCCGCACCTCAACGAAGGACTTGGACGAACACGCATTTGTGGTCGAGCACATCCGCGACGTGCTCGCACCCCTGTGCACCGAACTCACCGTCCCTGAACAACCGGTGCTGACAAAAACGAACGAGATGTGGCACCTAGCCACTCCGATTTCAGGGGTCTTAAGCGACCCGGCTCCGAATGCGCTGGAAATCGCCATGCGCCTTTACCCCACCCCAGCCGTCTGCGGCACACCGCAGCATGCCGCTTACGCCCTGATCACCACGGCCGAATCCGACCGGTCTTTCTACGCCGGAACCGTCGGCTGGTGCGACAGCGACGGTAACGGAGAATACATGGTGTCCATCCGCTGCGCCGAAGTAGACGGAGACGGTACCGCGGCCCGCGCGTGGGCCGGCGGCGGACTCGTTGCCGCCTCCGATGCTGAGCAGGAGTTGGCTGAGACGACAGCGAAATTGCGCACTATCCAACGCGCGCTGGGCCTGTAG
- a CDS encoding pyridoxal-phosphate dependent enzyme produces MTELGCGILGAIGKTPLIRLDDIAGQGGVASDTRVWGKLESFNPGGSAKDRTARALVGEAERRGELRPGMKVVESSSGNLGVALAREAAVGGWEFHCVVDQRTNSATLALITALGGILHPVTEPDPETGDWLVARRKRVAELKDELGAVNLDQYSNRAAFAAHDGGTMAEIVDKLGRAPDVLVVAVSTTGTIGGCLLHIREHGYDTHVVAVDAAGSVLFDGTRGPRLLPGYGAGVVPDLSTEVDPGRVIRVEAGDAVRAARRMGRTTGFLPGASGGAVAHALDELLEEGARGDIVGIFHDDGRAYLDTVYNDEWVEENLGSGIVE; encoded by the coding sequence ATGACTGAATTAGGGTGCGGAATACTCGGGGCCATCGGTAAAACTCCTCTTATTCGCCTCGACGACATTGCGGGGCAGGGGGGCGTGGCGTCTGACACCCGGGTGTGGGGGAAACTCGAGTCCTTCAATCCCGGCGGGAGCGCCAAGGACCGCACTGCGCGTGCGTTGGTGGGCGAAGCCGAGCGGCGCGGGGAGCTACGCCCAGGCATGAAGGTCGTTGAATCCAGCTCCGGCAACCTGGGTGTCGCACTAGCACGCGAGGCGGCTGTGGGGGGCTGGGAATTCCACTGTGTTGTTGACCAGCGGACCAACTCCGCCACCTTGGCGTTGATCACTGCTCTCGGGGGAATTCTGCACCCCGTGACAGAGCCAGACCCTGAGACAGGTGATTGGCTCGTTGCCCGGCGCAAGCGTGTCGCCGAGTTGAAGGACGAGCTCGGCGCGGTGAATTTGGACCAGTACTCCAACCGGGCTGCTTTCGCGGCGCATGACGGGGGAACGATGGCGGAGATCGTCGATAAGCTTGGGCGCGCTCCCGATGTTCTGGTGGTGGCGGTGAGCACGACCGGCACGATCGGGGGTTGCTTGCTCCATATCCGCGAGCACGGGTACGACACACACGTTGTGGCGGTCGATGCGGCAGGTTCCGTGCTTTTCGACGGCACCCGCGGCCCCCGCCTTCTCCCCGGCTATGGTGCCGGCGTGGTGCCCGATCTCTCCACCGAAGTCGACCCCGGGCGGGTGATCCGGGTGGAAGCGGGCGACGCTGTGCGGGCTGCCCGCCGTATGGGGCGAACGACAGGGTTCCTGCCCGGGGCGTCCGGCGGTGCGGTTGCGCACGCGCTGGACGAGTTGCTTGAGGAGGGCGCACGCGGCGACATCGTCGGCATCTTCCACGATGACGGCCGTGCGTATCTGGATACGGTGTACAACGACGAATGGGTGGAAGAGAACCTGGGAAGCGGGATAGTCGAATGA